In Flavobacterium sp. CS20, a single window of DNA contains:
- a CDS encoding PLP-dependent cysteine synthase family protein, whose product MSDEYLNTHENLLTLIGCTPLVKLNRITENLKGQFYVKYEANNPGHSAKDRIALHIINKAEKNGLLKPGDTIIETTSGNTGFSIAMATTIKGYKCILAVSSKSSQDKIDLLKTMGAEVHVCPSDVAPEDPRSYYEVAKSLHQKIKPSIYINQYFNELNIEAHYLSTGPEIWKQTQGKITHLVACCGTGGTISGTARYLKEQNPNIKILGIDAYGSVLKKYHETGKLDKNEIYPYKIEGLGKNLIPTATDFSVIDKFTKVTDKESALMARKIAVTEGMFVGYTSGVAMQGTYQLDAEGEFDENSYVVVIFPDHGSRYMSKIYSDKWMKTQGFLEPEPKKINKKLNNLTK is encoded by the coding sequence ATGTCAGATGAGTATCTCAACACACACGAAAATTTATTGACCTTAATCGGTTGCACACCATTAGTAAAACTCAACCGTATAACAGAAAATTTAAAAGGTCAATTTTACGTCAAATACGAAGCTAATAATCCAGGCCATTCAGCAAAAGACAGAATAGCTTTACACATCATCAACAAAGCTGAAAAAAACGGCTTATTAAAACCTGGCGATACCATTATAGAAACCACAAGTGGCAATACCGGATTTAGTATAGCTATGGCGACTACAATAAAAGGCTACAAATGCATCTTAGCCGTCAGCTCAAAATCGTCTCAAGACAAAATTGATTTGCTAAAAACTATGGGAGCAGAAGTGCATGTTTGCCCTTCAGACGTAGCACCAGAAGACCCACGCTCCTACTACGAAGTCGCCAAAAGCCTTCACCAAAAAATCAAACCATCAATTTATATCAATCAGTATTTTAATGAATTGAATATTGAAGCCCATTATCTATCAACTGGACCAGAAATATGGAAACAAACCCAAGGTAAAATCACGCACCTTGTAGCGTGTTGCGGAACTGGCGGAACGATTTCTGGAACTGCCAGATACCTGAAAGAACAAAATCCTAATATTAAAATACTTGGAATTGACGCCTACGGCTCAGTGCTGAAAAAATACCACGAAACTGGCAAATTAGACAAAAACGAAATTTATCCTTACAAAATTGAAGGCTTAGGTAAAAATTTGATTCCAACTGCCACTGATTTTAGTGTTATTGATAAATTTACAAAAGTTACCGATAAAGAAAGTGCCTTAATGGCTAGAAAAATTGCCGTAACCGAAGGCATGTTTGTAGGCTACACCAGTGGAGTCGCTATGCAAGGCACTTATCAATTAGATGCCGAAGGAGAATTTGATGAAAACAGCTATGTTGTAGTAATTTTTCCAGACCATGGATCGCGATATATGAGCAAAATATACAGCGATAAATGGATGAAAACTCAAGGATTTTTAGAACCCGAACCAAAAAAAATTAATAAAAAGTTAAATAATTTAACAAAATAA
- a CDS encoding aldehyde dehydrogenase — protein sequence MVAENSFLSWSNTSLNKRSQILSNIADLIEENLDDFTLAESIDNGKPIHLSKSIDIPRVSANFRFYAHAVTQFYSESHESQGLNALNYTLRKPMGVVGRISPWNLPLYLLTWKIAPALAAGNCVIAKPSEITPMTAFLLCEICEKAGLPKGVLNLVHGLGSETGQAIVEHPKVKAISFTGGTKTSEHIARTATPMFKKLSLELGGKNPNIIFEDCDYEKMMTTTLKSSFANQGQICLCGSRIYVQKTLYNKFKNDFVNRVSKLKVGHPIDDNFDMGAIVSKAHLEKIESYINLAKTNHNMNILCGGEKLILKSYPNGYYLKPCIIEVKDNKCKLNQEEIFSPVVTLMPFETENEVLNMVNDSLYGLSSTLWTQNLNRCMRMSQRLETGIVWVNTWLNRDLRTPFGGTKQSGVGREGGFEVLRFFTEPKNVCIDYNTEF from the coding sequence ATGGTCGCAGAAAATTCCTTTTTAAGTTGGTCCAATACAAGCTTAAATAAACGCTCTCAAATACTATCAAATATTGCGGATTTAATAGAAGAAAATCTTGATGATTTTACCCTTGCCGAGTCAATTGATAATGGAAAACCTATACATTTATCAAAAAGCATAGATATACCTCGAGTATCTGCTAACTTCAGATTTTATGCACATGCTGTAACACAATTTTATAGCGAAAGTCACGAAAGCCAAGGTTTAAACGCTCTTAATTACACCCTTAGAAAACCCATGGGTGTTGTGGGTCGCATTTCGCCATGGAATTTACCGTTATATCTATTAACATGGAAAATCGCACCTGCATTAGCCGCTGGAAATTGCGTGATAGCCAAACCCAGTGAAATTACGCCGATGACAGCATTTTTACTTTGTGAAATCTGTGAAAAAGCAGGTTTGCCCAAAGGGGTTTTAAATTTAGTGCATGGTTTGGGTTCAGAAACAGGTCAAGCCATTGTAGAACACCCTAAAGTAAAAGCTATATCATTTACTGGTGGCACTAAGACAAGTGAGCATATTGCAAGAACAGCGACTCCTATGTTCAAAAAATTATCACTAGAATTAGGTGGCAAAAACCCAAATATCATTTTTGAAGATTGTGATTATGAAAAAATGATGACTACCACTTTAAAATCTTCATTTGCCAATCAAGGTCAAATCTGTTTATGTGGCTCTCGAATTTATGTGCAAAAAACTTTATATAACAAATTTAAAAATGACTTTGTAAACCGTGTCAGCAAACTAAAAGTTGGGCATCCAATCGATGATAATTTCGATATGGGAGCTATCGTTTCTAAAGCTCATTTAGAAAAAATTGAATCTTATATCAATTTAGCTAAAACAAATCACAACATGAATATTTTGTGTGGTGGAGAAAAACTTATTTTAAAATCATACCCAAATGGATATTACTTAAAACCTTGCATAATTGAAGTCAAAGACAATAAATGCAAACTCAACCAAGAAGAAATTTTCAGTCCAGTGGTCACTTTAATGCCGTTTGAAACCGAAAACGAAGTTCTAAATATGGTCAATGATAGCTTGTATGGTTTATCGTCCACACTTTGGACACAAAACTTAAATCGTTGTATGCGTATGAGCCAAAGGCTTGAAACTGGTATTGTTTGGGTAAACACTTGGCTTAATCGAGATTTAAGAACACCTTTTGGCGGTACTAAACAATCAGGTGTTGGTCGTGAAGGTGGTTTTGAAGTTTTGCGTTTTTTTACTGAACCTAAAAATGTTTGTATCGACTACAATACAGAATTTTAA
- a CDS encoding pitrilysin family protein, whose amino-acid sequence MKSSLKILMMFVLVGFIGFAQAPENNKKLKIDESVRTGVLKNGMTYYIKKNQKPEDEVTLRLVVKAGSVLENEEQLGLAHFMEHMNFNGTKRFPENELVDYLQSIGVKFGNDLNAYTSFDETVYFLPIPLDDPKNLPKAMDIMEDWAFNAVLEPNEIDKERGVVLEELRLGLGAQERMRKQYFDKLLYKSRYAKRLPIGKKEILENFEYQELIDFYNDWYRPDMMAFIAVGDIDVDKMEKDIKKRFSKYKNPNKEKERKEYDVPSHDETFVAVATDKEATSPQVSLYYKNPKERQPVTTYALAKEQIKSQLFSTMLNNRLDEIANSPNPPFTFGFTYYGGLVNDKKMAFTSFAIPTNNDQLKALEVLLEENARVKKHGFTTGEFKRAKQEILKRLENQYKEREKTESNRFVGQLQQQFLSGDIYTGIEWDFQFTQETLPKISLDDINKMIDDYIRKDSRVVVFTGPEYKDESKKPTEEQILNIVNKDFDNISPYQESEISTSLVRKTLQPGKILATKQNDALGTTTLTLSNGTKVTYKKTDYKDDEILFEAVSYGGTNLLETETYHKVRWAMRGLSEAGYSGLNKNDISKFMSDKIARLNFSVSNTTERFNGQASPKDLEYLMQMLQAYFTDLNYNKEAFEGYKAKQKAFMSNMLASPNIYFLDKSYGFLNEDNPRWTGILPDDEAWEKTDYDLAYKTFKERFSNAADFHFYFVGNIDENQFKQLAEQYIAALPSNPDKKEKITDLGFRQKQGDFKKVFYKGNDPKSSVRIQFYGEAKYNQKEATALDALGEILTIKLVENLREEESGVYGVGANASMSKFPYGKYTLSIQFPCGPENAESLTQSALDELQKIIDNGPTEEDLNKYKKSQKVDHDENLKKNKYWLDQLTLAYYNQRSADSLLNKMERVNAVTAKDVQDVAKKYASGDKYIAMLMPESEK is encoded by the coding sequence ATGAAATCATCATTAAAAATCCTTATGATGTTTGTGTTAGTTGGCTTCATTGGCTTTGCACAAGCACCAGAAAACAACAAGAAACTCAAAATAGACGAAAGTGTAAGAACGGGCGTGCTTAAAAATGGTATGACCTATTACATTAAAAAAAATCAAAAACCAGAAGACGAAGTTACTTTACGACTTGTTGTCAAGGCTGGTTCGGTTTTAGAAAACGAAGAGCAACTCGGTTTAGCTCATTTTATGGAGCATATGAATTTTAATGGAACCAAACGATTTCCAGAAAACGAGCTTGTAGATTATCTGCAAAGTATTGGTGTAAAATTTGGAAATGACTTAAATGCATACACCAGTTTTGACGAAACGGTTTATTTTTTACCCATTCCTTTAGATGATCCTAAAAACTTACCAAAAGCTATGGACATTATGGAAGATTGGGCTTTTAATGCTGTTTTAGAACCCAATGAAATTGACAAAGAACGCGGCGTTGTTCTTGAAGAATTAAGACTTGGCTTAGGTGCTCAAGAACGAATGCGTAAACAATATTTTGACAAACTGCTATACAAATCAAGATATGCTAAACGTTTACCTATTGGCAAGAAAGAAATATTAGAAAATTTTGAATATCAAGAACTGATCGATTTTTATAACGATTGGTATAGACCTGATATGATGGCTTTTATAGCTGTAGGCGATATTGATGTTGATAAAATGGAAAAAGACATCAAAAAAAGATTTTCAAAATATAAAAACCCTAACAAGGAAAAAGAACGCAAAGAATATGATGTGCCAAGCCACGACGAAACTTTTGTTGCCGTAGCTACCGACAAAGAAGCTACTTCACCACAAGTATCTTTATATTACAAAAACCCAAAAGAGCGTCAACCAGTTACCACCTATGCTTTAGCAAAAGAACAAATTAAAAGTCAATTGTTTTCTACTATGCTCAACAATAGGCTCGATGAGATTGCCAATTCACCAAACCCGCCATTTACTTTTGGATTCACTTATTATGGTGGATTAGTCAATGATAAAAAAATGGCATTTACTTCATTTGCCATTCCTACCAACAATGATCAACTTAAAGCTCTTGAAGTTTTATTAGAAGAAAATGCTCGTGTTAAGAAACACGGTTTTACAACTGGAGAATTTAAACGAGCCAAACAAGAAATTTTAAAAAGACTTGAAAACCAGTATAAAGAACGAGAAAAAACCGAGTCTAATCGCTTTGTCGGTCAACTGCAACAGCAATTTTTGAGCGGTGATATTTATACAGGAATAGAATGGGATTTTCAATTTACACAAGAAACGCTTCCTAAAATAAGTCTCGATGACATAAACAAGATGATTGATGATTACATCAGAAAAGATAGTAGAGTTGTTGTTTTTACTGGACCTGAATATAAGGATGAAAGCAAAAAACCTACTGAAGAACAAATTTTAAATATCGTAAATAAAGATTTTGACAATATTTCACCTTACCAAGAAAGTGAGATATCTACCAGCTTGGTAAGAAAAACGCTTCAACCTGGAAAAATTTTAGCTACAAAACAAAATGATGCACTTGGCACCACAACTCTTACACTGTCAAACGGTACAAAAGTTACTTACAAAAAAACAGATTATAAAGACGATGAAATACTCTTTGAAGCTGTAAGTTATGGTGGTACAAACCTTTTAGAAACTGAAACTTATCACAAAGTTAGGTGGGCAATGAGAGGACTTTCTGAAGCAGGTTATTCTGGACTTAACAAAAATGACATCTCCAAGTTCATGAGTGATAAAATTGCCAGATTAAATTTTTCAGTCTCAAACACAACCGAAAGATTTAATGGTCAAGCTTCTCCGAAAGATTTAGAATATCTCATGCAAATGCTCCAAGCCTATTTTACAGATTTGAATTATAATAAAGAAGCTTTTGAAGGTTACAAAGCAAAACAAAAAGCATTTATGAGTAATATGTTAGCTTCACCAAACATTTACTTTCTCGATAAATCTTATGGATTTTTAAACGAAGACAATCCAAGATGGACTGGCATATTACCAGATGATGAAGCTTGGGAAAAAACAGATTACGATTTAGCCTATAAAACGTTCAAAGAACGCTTTAGCAATGCTGCTGACTTTCATTTCTATTTTGTAGGTAACATTGATGAAAATCAATTTAAACAATTAGCCGAACAATACATTGCAGCATTACCTTCAAACCCTGACAAAAAAGAAAAAATCACAGATTTAGGTTTTCGTCAAAAACAAGGAGATTTCAAAAAAGTATTTTACAAAGGTAACGACCCTAAAAGTAGTGTAAGAATTCAATTTTATGGCGAAGCAAAATACAATCAAAAAGAAGCCACAGCTTTGGACGCCTTAGGCGAAATTCTTACCATTAAACTCGTTGAAAATTTAAGAGAAGAAGAAAGTGGAGTTTATGGTGTTGGTGCCAATGCAAGTATGAGCAAATTTCCCTATGGTAAATATACCCTATCTATTCAATTTCCTTGTGGTCCTGAAAATGCAGAAAGCTTGACTCAATCTGCTTTAGATGAATTACAAAAAATCATCGACAACGGACCAACTGAGGAAGATTTGAATAAATACAAAAAATCCCAAAAGGTTGATCATGACGAAAACCTTAAGAAAAACAAATATTGGCTCGATCAATTAACATTGGCTTACTATAACCAGAGAAGTGCAGATAGCCTATTAAATAAGATGGAAAGAGTAAATGCAGTAACTGCTAAAGATGTCCAAGATGTAGCAAAAAAATATGCTTCGGGTGATAAATACATCGCTATGTTGATGCCAGAATCTGAAAAATAA
- a CDS encoding S41 family peptidase, protein MKNLNRIWVLSILLFVSVSCQDDFDDVISPASDLEIQNFVWEAMNLFYVYRSDVPNLSERSSSDADFNEFLSSFDSPENLFDNLLREDDRFSVIVSDFRVLEEALQGQSLSNGMQFGLVLIQDTNQVFGYVRYVVPNSSADTQGVERGMIFTEIDGTALSETNFRELLSPEQYSIGLAELQNEQLVLTGETILLNKSNLTENPIHIATTLDISGQKIGYLMYNSFRSNFESELNQAFGDFVANGVSDLVLDLRYNGGGSIETAKDLASMITRSI, encoded by the coding sequence ATGAAAAATTTAAACCGAATTTGGGTTCTATCAATTTTACTTTTTGTCAGTGTATCTTGTCAAGATGATTTTGATGACGTGATTTCACCAGCAAGTGATTTGGAGATTCAAAATTTTGTTTGGGAAGCTATGAATTTATTTTATGTTTATAGAAGTGATGTTCCCAATTTAAGCGAGAGAAGCTCATCTGATGCTGATTTTAACGAGTTTTTGAGTAGTTTTGATTCTCCTGAAAACTTGTTTGATAACTTGCTTAGAGAAGACGATCGTTTTAGCGTTATTGTATCTGATTTTAGGGTTTTAGAAGAAGCTCTTCAAGGACAAAGTTTAAGTAATGGTATGCAATTTGGTTTAGTTTTAATTCAAGATACCAATCAGGTTTTTGGTTATGTCAGATATGTTGTTCCAAATTCTTCAGCCGATACACAAGGTGTTGAACGCGGAATGATTTTTACTGAAATTGATGGAACAGCTCTTAGTGAAACTAATTTCAGGGAACTTCTATCACCAGAACAATACAGTATTGGTTTGGCTGAATTGCAAAATGAACAGCTCGTTTTAACTGGTGAAACTATTTTATTAAACAAATCCAATTTAACTGAAAACCCTATTCATATTGCTACAACACTTGATATTAGTGGTCAAAAAATTGGCTATTTGATGTATAACAGCTTTAGGTCAAATTTTGAATCAGAACTCAACCAAGCCTTTGGAGATTTTGTGGCAAATGGGGTTTCAGATTTAGTTTTAGATTTAAGATACAACGGTGGTGGCAGTATTGAAACCGCCAAAGATTTAGCTTCTATGATTACGAGGTCAATTTGA
- a CDS encoding polysaccharide biosynthesis C-terminal domain-containing protein, with amino-acid sequence MFKTLKKLVSNSPLLQVTSFNSLSISIKLISDLVVAKLSAVLLGAQGVALIGNLRNILSVFHNFSSGGLDNAVVKYTGEFHTNHKAYQTFISTLFWVFVGLSLVVFSVVFIFSKSLSGLVFNDVSYAFVFKWTALLLPLYALNVFMLGILKGLSRFKKVIRIHILSHFLNLILFAFGVLSFGLSGALMAVVAVPSFSFFISLFIASKHLNLTCFSLKVFSFSQLKNFG; translated from the coding sequence ATGTTTAAAACTTTAAAAAAACTTGTATCTAATTCACCACTTTTGCAAGTTACAAGTTTTAATAGTTTAAGCATAAGTATTAAGTTGATTAGCGACCTTGTTGTTGCTAAATTATCAGCGGTTTTGTTAGGTGCTCAAGGCGTTGCTTTGATTGGTAATTTACGTAATATTTTAAGTGTTTTTCACAATTTTTCAAGCGGTGGTTTAGATAATGCAGTTGTGAAATATACAGGTGAATTTCATACCAATCATAAGGCTTATCAGACTTTTATATCCACTTTATTTTGGGTTTTTGTGGGTTTAAGCCTCGTTGTGTTTTCTGTTGTTTTCATCTTTTCCAAATCTTTGTCAGGATTAGTTTTCAATGATGTGTCTTATGCATTTGTTTTTAAATGGACGGCTTTACTTTTGCCACTTTATGCATTAAATGTTTTTATGCTTGGCATTTTAAAAGGCTTAAGCAGATTCAAAAAAGTGATTCGCATACATATTCTATCACATTTTTTGAATCTTATTTTATTTGCTTTTGGTGTTTTAAGTTTTGGATTGTCTGGTGCTTTGATGGCTGTGGTGGCAGTTCCTTCTTTCAGTTTTTTTATAAGTTTATTTATAGCTTCAAAACATCTGAACTTAACCTGCTTTAGTTTAAAAGTTTTTTCATTTTCACAACTTAAAAATTTTGGCTAA
- a CDS encoding glycosyltransferase family A protein, translating to MIQTSDIEFLISTMNRSDFDFLEKMFKYHNLSDLNILIINQTTKDKILKTNRKNIRVVNVFEKGLSKSRNLAIKHAKAKICFIADDDIEYLPNAIDTVIQAYQDYPDATLISFQFLRENNQPCKIYKSQSGYQNRLLHQQSLSSIEISFNLKLVRNNDIAFNNLFGLWARFVCAEESVFRDDIIRKHLKVVYIDKPIVKHYGKTTEPDEGSKAYTQALTAQKYLQHKNLIYLWLMRYIWLLLKRKVIKPSQISQIWNYGVTAVQDYKKLTSEQ from the coding sequence ATGATTCAAACTTCTGATATAGAATTTTTGATTTCTACGATGAATCGAAGTGATTTTGATTTTTTAGAAAAGATGTTTAAATATCATAACTTGTCAGATTTGAATATTTTGATAATTAATCAAACTACAAAAGACAAGATTTTAAAAACTAATAGAAAAAATATAAGAGTAGTCAATGTATTTGAAAAAGGACTGAGTAAAAGTAGAAATCTCGCTATAAAACACGCCAAAGCCAAAATATGTTTTATAGCCGACGATGATATTGAATATTTGCCTAACGCTATTGACACGGTAATACAAGCCTATCAAGATTATCCCGATGCAACTTTGATTTCTTTTCAATTTCTAAGAGAAAACAATCAGCCTTGTAAAATTTATAAATCACAATCAGGTTATCAAAATAGATTATTACATCAGCAATCTCTTTCATCTATAGAAATAAGTTTCAACCTAAAACTTGTTAGGAATAATGATATTGCTTTCAATAATTTATTTGGTCTATGGGCTCGTTTTGTTTGTGCGGAAGAATCCGTTTTTCGGGATGATATTATAAGAAAACACCTTAAAGTTGTTTATATTGATAAGCCCATTGTGAAGCATTACGGCAAAACAACTGAACCAGATGAAGGTTCTAAGGCATACACTCAGGCTTTGACTGCCCAAAAATATTTACAACACAAAAACCTTATTTATCTTTGGTTGATGCGTTATATTTGGCTGTTGCTAAAACGTAAAGTGATTAAACCTTCGCAAATCTCTCAAATTTGGAATTATGGCGTTACCGCTGTTCAAGATTATAAAAAACTTACTTCAGAGCAATAG
- a CDS encoding sulfatase-like hydrolase/transferase: MALPLFKIIKNLLQSNRTAIVYWLLPLFLSLLFQAYGFGWNRILPRNFVENVATLIIIVSFSLLFKNQWRKFFQILGYILFVFNNLFESIYYYLFKANISASSIFILLETNLAEAREFVEFYLNPFIVIAIVTYLVVLIFYLIKRPVFTFPKTFKYQYVIYTAGVLIPLALMIYRGFQQYNFLYLSVSSVYEYIEEQQKMLQYNIDEPLADVDGFEFRNKNDTATYVLIIGESTTRRRMSVYGYNRKTTPFLDSLKSDLWLYNNVISSHAHTIGALKDALTLNSLSTDKDFSIIQLMNQAGFKTFWISNQRPIGQYESLVTLIARSSDKYLTKNTAKDGAITPYDEVLLPEFKKALKDKASKKFIVLHPLGTHLLYSDRYPEEFKKFVGKSPSNFDHQQAHRRSNAYDNSVLYHDYFLKQVIDEVAKIEHPVYVLYFSDHGDEVYESIDFSGHAEENPTKSMLEIPFFIWMNKSFKNEFKAQYIPENPYILRDFMHTFSELNGIRFRQFDSTKSIFHKQSKNLKPKVLKGIYYKDLP, translated from the coding sequence ATGGCGTTACCGCTGTTCAAGATTATAAAAAACTTACTTCAGAGCAATAGAACAGCAATTGTATATTGGCTTTTGCCTTTATTTTTGTCTTTACTATTTCAGGCGTATGGTTTTGGTTGGAATCGTATTTTACCAAGAAATTTTGTTGAAAACGTTGCTACACTTATCATAATTGTTTCTTTTAGTCTGTTGTTTAAAAACCAATGGCGGAAGTTTTTTCAAATTTTAGGCTACATCTTATTCGTATTTAATAATCTGTTTGAAAGTATTTATTACTATTTATTTAAGGCCAATATTAGTGCGTCTTCAATTTTTATTTTATTAGAAACTAACCTTGCCGAAGCTAGAGAATTTGTTGAATTTTATCTCAATCCATTTATTGTTATTGCCATAGTTACTTATTTAGTTGTGTTGATTTTCTATTTAATTAAAAGACCTGTATTTACTTTTCCTAAAACATTCAAATACCAATATGTAATTTACACTGCTGGCGTATTGATTCCTCTTGCTTTGATGATATATAGAGGATTTCAGCAATACAATTTTTTATATTTAAGTGTTTCATCAGTTTACGAATATATTGAGGAGCAACAAAAAATGCTTCAGTATAATATTGATGAGCCATTGGCAGATGTTGATGGTTTTGAATTTCGTAATAAAAATGATACGGCAACTTATGTTTTGATCATTGGCGAATCAACCACAAGACGACGAATGAGTGTTTACGGTTATAACCGAAAGACAACTCCTTTTTTAGATAGTTTGAAATCTGATTTGTGGCTTTATAATAATGTCATAAGCTCTCATGCTCATACAATTGGTGCTTTAAAAGATGCCTTAACACTCAACAGTTTATCAACTGATAAAGATTTTTCTATCATTCAATTGATGAATCAAGCTGGATTTAAAACCTTTTGGATTTCAAACCAAAGACCCATTGGTCAGTATGAAAGTTTGGTAACTCTTATTGCACGTAGTAGTGATAAATATCTGACAAAAAACACAGCTAAAGATGGAGCTATTACGCCTTATGATGAAGTTTTATTACCAGAATTTAAAAAGGCTTTAAAAGACAAAGCATCCAAAAAATTCATAGTATTGCATCCTTTAGGAACTCACTTGCTTTACAGTGATAGATATCCTGAAGAGTTTAAAAAATTTGTTGGCAAAAGTCCTTCAAATTTTGATCATCAACAAGCTCATCGTCGATCTAATGCTTATGATAATTCAGTTTTATATCACGATTATTTTTTAAAACAGGTCATTGATGAAGTAGCAAAAATAGAACATCCCGTATATGTGCTTTATTTTTCTGACCACGGCGATGAAGTTTATGAAAGCATTGATTTTTCTGGACATGCCGAAGAAAACCCTACAAAATCTATGCTTGAAATTCCTTTTTTTATATGGATGAACAAAAGTTTTAAAAACGAATTTAAAGCTCAATACATACCAGAAAACCCTTATATTTTAAGAGATTTTATGCATACTTTTTCTGAACTAAATGGAATTCGATTTAGGCAATTTGATTCTACTAAAAGTATATTTCACAAACAGTCAAAAAATTTGAAACCTAAGGTCTTAAAAGGTATATATTATAAAGATTTGCCATAA
- a CDS encoding universal stress protein produces the protein MKKILIPVDFSKPSENALRVAAELARKNDAELYVLHVVEMAETLFGTEQFNINDEQIVFFMKMVKKRFTKFLDKPYLEGLKVIDTVELGSPTMGIKELQEEKEIDFVVMGSNGASGIDEILIGSNTEKVVRHSKVPVLVVKQELEKLEINNIVFASNFDEENLNAFKKAKSFADSFDANLHLLYVNLPGNQFYSSEEITHQIKSFLDKANMSDFENIKIYNDYTIELGVINGAKALKADIIAMPTHGRKGLSHFFNGSIGEDVVNHSTLPVITFKI, from the coding sequence ATGAAAAAAATTTTAATACCTGTCGATTTTTCAAAACCATCAGAAAATGCACTAAGAGTTGCAGCTGAATTGGCTAGAAAGAATGATGCTGAACTATATGTTCTACACGTCGTAGAAATGGCCGAAACCCTATTTGGCACAGAACAGTTTAATATCAACGACGAACAAATCGTTTTCTTTATGAAAATGGTCAAAAAACGCTTTACCAAGTTTTTAGACAAGCCTTATCTTGAAGGTTTAAAAGTCATAGATACAGTAGAATTAGGTTCACCAACTATGGGTATCAAAGAACTTCAAGAAGAAAAAGAGATTGACTTTGTCGTTATGGGTTCAAATGGTGCTAGCGGTATTGATGAAATTCTCATTGGCTCTAACACTGAAAAGGTAGTAAGACACTCAAAAGTTCCTGTTCTTGTAGTTAAGCAAGAGCTTGAAAAACTAGAAATCAACAACATCGTGTTTGCATCAAACTTTGATGAAGAAAATCTAAATGCTTTTAAAAAAGCAAAATCTTTTGCTGATAGTTTTGATGCCAATCTGCATTTATTGTATGTCAACTTGCCAGGCAATCAATTTTATAGCTCTGAAGAAATCACTCATCAGATTAAAAGCTTCTTAGACAAAGCTAATATGTCTGATTTTGAAAATATTAAAATCTACAATGACTATACGATAGAACTTGGTGTAATCAACGGTGCAAAAGCTCTAAAAGCAGACATAATTGCTATGCCAACTCACGGTAGAAAAGGCTTATCACACTTCTTTAATGGTAGTATTGGCGAAGATGTTGTTAATCACTCTACGTTACCAGTAATTACATTTAAAATTTAA